A part of Oryctolagus cuniculus chromosome 15, mOryCun1.1, whole genome shotgun sequence genomic DNA contains:
- the MARCHF8 gene encoding E3 ubiquitin-protein ligase MARCHF8 isoform X6: MSHSSNISKAVSPPSASAPVSAFSRTSVTPSTQDICSSSAVFSECCHHSPVQSAVVLKAPPCQSSLTQGLTVTVICKDAGQAPKRSPFGSEWAQALKPAKNSRARRALKFSKSLNDVGEKAQDALGSFGYVERTCSEGKLPLPQDPCLRVSRFHLKDKRAPSRRPRGTSRRSRLSSLSASEGDAGKGGMRAPLLELQADGQAASRSRRLLRYLLSLSRGSSASSLHRFQELESGVAQPRATKSSSGLAGSAGFCSDEMGDDDVFEDSASAKLRGGAPRAPLCSVEKDSDLDCPSPLSEKRPPTSPVSTSGDACRICHCEGDGESPLITPCRCTGSLHFVHQACLQQWIKSSDTRCCELCKYEFIMETKLKPLRKWEKLQMTPSERRKIMCSVTFHVIAITCVVWSLYVLIDRTTEEIKQGQVTGILEWPFWTKLVVVAIGFTGGLLFMYVQCKVYVQLWKRLKAYNRVIYVQNCPETSKKSMFEKPALTEPSFDQKDGRGTCHSDTNSSCCTEPEDTGAEVIHV; the protein is encoded by the exons GCTGTGAGTCCTCCCTCGGCCTCGGCTCCGGTCTCCGCCTTCTCTCGCACCTCTGTCACACCATCCACCCAGGACATCTGCAG TTCCAGTGCAGTGTTTTCTGAGTGTTGTCACCACAGTCCCGTGCAGTCTGCTGTTGTCTTGAAAGCTCCTCCATGCCAGAGTTCTCTCACCCAAGGGCTCACTGTGACAGTTATCTGTAAAGACGCAGGACAGGCGCCGAAGCGAAGTCCCTTTGGTTCGGAATGGGCCCAGGCCTTGAAGCCTGCTAAGAACAGCAGAGCCAGACGAGCCCTGAAGTTCTCCAAGTCCCTGAACGATGTCGGGGAGAAGGCCCAGGACGCGCTGGGGAGCTTTGGCTACGTGGAGAGGACATGCTCCGAAGGCAAGCTGCCGCTCCCTCAAGACCCCTGTCTCCGGGTGAGCAGGTTCCACCTCAAGGACAAGCGAGCGCCCAGCCGCAGGCCTCGTGGCACCTCCAGGCGCTCTCGCCTTTCGTCCCTCTCCGCCTCCGAGGGGGACGCCGGCAAGGGGGGCATGCGCGCCCCgctcctggagctgcaggccGATGGCCAGGCCGCGTCCCGCAGCCGCCGGCTGCTCCGCTACCTGCTGTCGCTGTCCCGTGGCTCCAGCGCCAGCAGCCTGCACAGGTTCCAGGAGCTGGAGagtggcgtggcccagccccgcGCTACCAAGTCCTCCAGCGGGCTGGCCGGGAGCGCGGGCTTCTGCTCCGACGAAATGGGGGACGATGACGTCTTTGAGGACAGCGCGTCGGCCAAGCTGAGGGGCGGTGCCCCGCGGGCGCCCCTGTGCTCCGTGGAAAAGGACAGTGACCTGGACTgtccttctcccctctctgagAAGCGCCCCCCCACGTCTCCCGTGTCCACGTCTGGGGATGCCTGCAG gATCTGCCACTGTGAAGGCGATGGCGAGAGCCCGCTGATCACCCCCTGCCGCTGCACGGGGAGCCTCCACTTCGTGCATCAGGCCTGCCTGCAGCAGTGGATCAAGAGCTCGGACACGCGCTGCTGCGAGCTCTGCAAGTACGAGTTCATCATGGAGACCAAGCTGAAGCCTCTGCGGAAG TGGGAGAAGCTGCAGATGACGCCCAGCGAGCGCAGGAAGATCATGTGCTCGGTGACGTTCCACGTCATCGCCATCACCTGTGTGGTCTGGTCCTTGTACGTCCTCATTGACCGCACCACCGAGGAGATCAAGCAGGGCCAGGTCACAG GAATCCTCGAGTGGCCCTTTTGGACTAAATTGGTGGTCGTGGCCATCGGCTTCACCGGGGGACTTCTTTTTATGTACGTTCAGTGCAAGGTGTACGTGCAATTGTGGAAGAGACTCAAGGCTTACAACAGGGTGATTTATGTTCAGAACTGCCCAGAAACAAGCAAAAAGAGTATGTTTGAAAAACCTGCACTAACAGAGCCCAGTTTTGACCAGAAAGATGGACGAGGAACCTGTCACTCTGACACAAACTCTTCTTGTTGCACAGAGCCCGAAGACACTGGAGCAGAAGTCATTCACGTCTGA
- the MARCHF8 gene encoding E3 ubiquitin-protein ligase MARCHF8 isoform X2 → MMGSSCLRANALGAGSRGALHRIQVPAATGSCPPAAVSPPSASAPVSAFSRTSVTPSTQDICSSSAVFSECCHHSPVQSAVVLKAPPCQSSLTQGLTVTVICKDAGQAPKRSPFGSEWAQALKPAKNSRARRALKFSKSLNDVGEKAQDALGSFGYVERTCSEGKLPLPQDPCLRVSRFHLKDKRAPSRRPRGTSRRSRLSSLSASEGDAGKGGMRAPLLELQADGQAASRSRRLLRYLLSLSRGSSASSLHRFQELESGVAQPRATKSSSGLAGSAGFCSDEMGDDDVFEDSASAKLRGGAPRAPLCSVEKDSDLDCPSPLSEKRPPTSPVSTSGDACRICHCEGDGESPLITPCRCTGSLHFVHQACLQQWIKSSDTRCCELCKYEFIMETKLKPLRKWEKLQMTPSERRKIMCSVTFHVIAITCVVWSLYVLIDRTTEEIKQGQVTGILEWPFWTKLVVVAIGFTGGLLFMYVQCKVYVQLWKRLKAYNRVIYVQNCPETSKKSMFEKPALTEPSFDQKDGRGTCHSDTNSSCCTEPEDTGAEVIHV, encoded by the exons ATGATGGGGAGCAGTTGTCTGAGGGCGAATGCCCTGGGAGCCGGGAGTAGGGGTGCCCTGCACCGGATTCAGGTTCCAGCTGCCACTGGAAGCTGCCCCCCTGCA GCTGTGAGTCCTCCCTCGGCCTCGGCTCCGGTCTCCGCCTTCTCTCGCACCTCTGTCACACCATCCACCCAGGACATCTGCAG TTCCAGTGCAGTGTTTTCTGAGTGTTGTCACCACAGTCCCGTGCAGTCTGCTGTTGTCTTGAAAGCTCCTCCATGCCAGAGTTCTCTCACCCAAGGGCTCACTGTGACAGTTATCTGTAAAGACGCAGGACAGGCGCCGAAGCGAAGTCCCTTTGGTTCGGAATGGGCCCAGGCCTTGAAGCCTGCTAAGAACAGCAGAGCCAGACGAGCCCTGAAGTTCTCCAAGTCCCTGAACGATGTCGGGGAGAAGGCCCAGGACGCGCTGGGGAGCTTTGGCTACGTGGAGAGGACATGCTCCGAAGGCAAGCTGCCGCTCCCTCAAGACCCCTGTCTCCGGGTGAGCAGGTTCCACCTCAAGGACAAGCGAGCGCCCAGCCGCAGGCCTCGTGGCACCTCCAGGCGCTCTCGCCTTTCGTCCCTCTCCGCCTCCGAGGGGGACGCCGGCAAGGGGGGCATGCGCGCCCCgctcctggagctgcaggccGATGGCCAGGCCGCGTCCCGCAGCCGCCGGCTGCTCCGCTACCTGCTGTCGCTGTCCCGTGGCTCCAGCGCCAGCAGCCTGCACAGGTTCCAGGAGCTGGAGagtggcgtggcccagccccgcGCTACCAAGTCCTCCAGCGGGCTGGCCGGGAGCGCGGGCTTCTGCTCCGACGAAATGGGGGACGATGACGTCTTTGAGGACAGCGCGTCGGCCAAGCTGAGGGGCGGTGCCCCGCGGGCGCCCCTGTGCTCCGTGGAAAAGGACAGTGACCTGGACTgtccttctcccctctctgagAAGCGCCCCCCCACGTCTCCCGTGTCCACGTCTGGGGATGCCTGCAG gATCTGCCACTGTGAAGGCGATGGCGAGAGCCCGCTGATCACCCCCTGCCGCTGCACGGGGAGCCTCCACTTCGTGCATCAGGCCTGCCTGCAGCAGTGGATCAAGAGCTCGGACACGCGCTGCTGCGAGCTCTGCAAGTACGAGTTCATCATGGAGACCAAGCTGAAGCCTCTGCGGAAG TGGGAGAAGCTGCAGATGACGCCCAGCGAGCGCAGGAAGATCATGTGCTCGGTGACGTTCCACGTCATCGCCATCACCTGTGTGGTCTGGTCCTTGTACGTCCTCATTGACCGCACCACCGAGGAGATCAAGCAGGGCCAGGTCACAG GAATCCTCGAGTGGCCCTTTTGGACTAAATTGGTGGTCGTGGCCATCGGCTTCACCGGGGGACTTCTTTTTATGTACGTTCAGTGCAAGGTGTACGTGCAATTGTGGAAGAGACTCAAGGCTTACAACAGGGTGATTTATGTTCAGAACTGCCCAGAAACAAGCAAAAAGAGTATGTTTGAAAAACCTGCACTAACAGAGCCCAGTTTTGACCAGAAAGATGGACGAGGAACCTGTCACTCTGACACAAACTCTTCTTGTTGCACAGAGCCCGAAGACACTGGAGCAGAAGTCATTCACGTCTGA
- the MARCHF8 gene encoding E3 ubiquitin-protein ligase MARCHF8 isoform X4: MCPCGKMKLQHEKTLGHSMSHSSNISKAVSPPSASAPVSAFSRTSVTPSTQDICSSSAVFSECCHHSPVQSAVVLKAPPCQSSLTQGLTVTVICKDAGQAPKRSPFGSEWAQALKPAKNSRARRALKFSKSLNDVGEKAQDALGSFGYVERTCSEGKLPLPQDPCLRVSRFHLKDKRAPSRRPRGTSRRSRLSSLSASEGDAGKGGMRAPLLELQADGQAASRSRRLLRYLLSLSRGSSASSLHRFQELESGVAQPRATKSSSGLAGSAGFCSDEMGDDDVFEDSASAKLRGGAPRAPLCSVEKDSDLDCPSPLSEKRPPTSPVSTSGDACRICHCEGDGESPLITPCRCTGSLHFVHQACLQQWIKSSDTRCCELCKYEFIMETKLKPLRKWEKLQMTPSERRKIMCSVTFHVIAITCVVWSLYVLIDRTTEEIKQGQVTGILEWPFWTKLVVVAIGFTGGLLFMYVQCKVYVQLWKRLKAYNRVIYVQNCPETSKKSMFEKPALTEPSFDQKDGRGTCHSDTNSSCCTEPEDTGAEVIHV, translated from the exons GCTGTGAGTCCTCCCTCGGCCTCGGCTCCGGTCTCCGCCTTCTCTCGCACCTCTGTCACACCATCCACCCAGGACATCTGCAG TTCCAGTGCAGTGTTTTCTGAGTGTTGTCACCACAGTCCCGTGCAGTCTGCTGTTGTCTTGAAAGCTCCTCCATGCCAGAGTTCTCTCACCCAAGGGCTCACTGTGACAGTTATCTGTAAAGACGCAGGACAGGCGCCGAAGCGAAGTCCCTTTGGTTCGGAATGGGCCCAGGCCTTGAAGCCTGCTAAGAACAGCAGAGCCAGACGAGCCCTGAAGTTCTCCAAGTCCCTGAACGATGTCGGGGAGAAGGCCCAGGACGCGCTGGGGAGCTTTGGCTACGTGGAGAGGACATGCTCCGAAGGCAAGCTGCCGCTCCCTCAAGACCCCTGTCTCCGGGTGAGCAGGTTCCACCTCAAGGACAAGCGAGCGCCCAGCCGCAGGCCTCGTGGCACCTCCAGGCGCTCTCGCCTTTCGTCCCTCTCCGCCTCCGAGGGGGACGCCGGCAAGGGGGGCATGCGCGCCCCgctcctggagctgcaggccGATGGCCAGGCCGCGTCCCGCAGCCGCCGGCTGCTCCGCTACCTGCTGTCGCTGTCCCGTGGCTCCAGCGCCAGCAGCCTGCACAGGTTCCAGGAGCTGGAGagtggcgtggcccagccccgcGCTACCAAGTCCTCCAGCGGGCTGGCCGGGAGCGCGGGCTTCTGCTCCGACGAAATGGGGGACGATGACGTCTTTGAGGACAGCGCGTCGGCCAAGCTGAGGGGCGGTGCCCCGCGGGCGCCCCTGTGCTCCGTGGAAAAGGACAGTGACCTGGACTgtccttctcccctctctgagAAGCGCCCCCCCACGTCTCCCGTGTCCACGTCTGGGGATGCCTGCAG gATCTGCCACTGTGAAGGCGATGGCGAGAGCCCGCTGATCACCCCCTGCCGCTGCACGGGGAGCCTCCACTTCGTGCATCAGGCCTGCCTGCAGCAGTGGATCAAGAGCTCGGACACGCGCTGCTGCGAGCTCTGCAAGTACGAGTTCATCATGGAGACCAAGCTGAAGCCTCTGCGGAAG TGGGAGAAGCTGCAGATGACGCCCAGCGAGCGCAGGAAGATCATGTGCTCGGTGACGTTCCACGTCATCGCCATCACCTGTGTGGTCTGGTCCTTGTACGTCCTCATTGACCGCACCACCGAGGAGATCAAGCAGGGCCAGGTCACAG GAATCCTCGAGTGGCCCTTTTGGACTAAATTGGTGGTCGTGGCCATCGGCTTCACCGGGGGACTTCTTTTTATGTACGTTCAGTGCAAGGTGTACGTGCAATTGTGGAAGAGACTCAAGGCTTACAACAGGGTGATTTATGTTCAGAACTGCCCAGAAACAAGCAAAAAGAGTATGTTTGAAAAACCTGCACTAACAGAGCCCAGTTTTGACCAGAAAGATGGACGAGGAACCTGTCACTCTGACACAAACTCTTCTTGTTGCACAGAGCCCGAAGACACTGGAGCAGAAGTCATTCACGTCTGA
- the MARCHF8 gene encoding E3 ubiquitin-protein ligase MARCHF8 isoform X3 translates to MSMPLRPFSAVPQDVASARVCRSKAKDKEREEPAVSPPSASAPVSAFSRTSVTPSTQDICSSSAVFSECCHHSPVQSAVVLKAPPCQSSLTQGLTVTVICKDAGQAPKRSPFGSEWAQALKPAKNSRARRALKFSKSLNDVGEKAQDALGSFGYVERTCSEGKLPLPQDPCLRVSRFHLKDKRAPSRRPRGTSRRSRLSSLSASEGDAGKGGMRAPLLELQADGQAASRSRRLLRYLLSLSRGSSASSLHRFQELESGVAQPRATKSSSGLAGSAGFCSDEMGDDDVFEDSASAKLRGGAPRAPLCSVEKDSDLDCPSPLSEKRPPTSPVSTSGDACRICHCEGDGESPLITPCRCTGSLHFVHQACLQQWIKSSDTRCCELCKYEFIMETKLKPLRKWEKLQMTPSERRKIMCSVTFHVIAITCVVWSLYVLIDRTTEEIKQGQVTGILEWPFWTKLVVVAIGFTGGLLFMYVQCKVYVQLWKRLKAYNRVIYVQNCPETSKKSMFEKPALTEPSFDQKDGRGTCHSDTNSSCCTEPEDTGAEVIHV, encoded by the exons GCTGTGAGTCCTCCCTCGGCCTCGGCTCCGGTCTCCGCCTTCTCTCGCACCTCTGTCACACCATCCACCCAGGACATCTGCAG TTCCAGTGCAGTGTTTTCTGAGTGTTGTCACCACAGTCCCGTGCAGTCTGCTGTTGTCTTGAAAGCTCCTCCATGCCAGAGTTCTCTCACCCAAGGGCTCACTGTGACAGTTATCTGTAAAGACGCAGGACAGGCGCCGAAGCGAAGTCCCTTTGGTTCGGAATGGGCCCAGGCCTTGAAGCCTGCTAAGAACAGCAGAGCCAGACGAGCCCTGAAGTTCTCCAAGTCCCTGAACGATGTCGGGGAGAAGGCCCAGGACGCGCTGGGGAGCTTTGGCTACGTGGAGAGGACATGCTCCGAAGGCAAGCTGCCGCTCCCTCAAGACCCCTGTCTCCGGGTGAGCAGGTTCCACCTCAAGGACAAGCGAGCGCCCAGCCGCAGGCCTCGTGGCACCTCCAGGCGCTCTCGCCTTTCGTCCCTCTCCGCCTCCGAGGGGGACGCCGGCAAGGGGGGCATGCGCGCCCCgctcctggagctgcaggccGATGGCCAGGCCGCGTCCCGCAGCCGCCGGCTGCTCCGCTACCTGCTGTCGCTGTCCCGTGGCTCCAGCGCCAGCAGCCTGCACAGGTTCCAGGAGCTGGAGagtggcgtggcccagccccgcGCTACCAAGTCCTCCAGCGGGCTGGCCGGGAGCGCGGGCTTCTGCTCCGACGAAATGGGGGACGATGACGTCTTTGAGGACAGCGCGTCGGCCAAGCTGAGGGGCGGTGCCCCGCGGGCGCCCCTGTGCTCCGTGGAAAAGGACAGTGACCTGGACTgtccttctcccctctctgagAAGCGCCCCCCCACGTCTCCCGTGTCCACGTCTGGGGATGCCTGCAG gATCTGCCACTGTGAAGGCGATGGCGAGAGCCCGCTGATCACCCCCTGCCGCTGCACGGGGAGCCTCCACTTCGTGCATCAGGCCTGCCTGCAGCAGTGGATCAAGAGCTCGGACACGCGCTGCTGCGAGCTCTGCAAGTACGAGTTCATCATGGAGACCAAGCTGAAGCCTCTGCGGAAG TGGGAGAAGCTGCAGATGACGCCCAGCGAGCGCAGGAAGATCATGTGCTCGGTGACGTTCCACGTCATCGCCATCACCTGTGTGGTCTGGTCCTTGTACGTCCTCATTGACCGCACCACCGAGGAGATCAAGCAGGGCCAGGTCACAG GAATCCTCGAGTGGCCCTTTTGGACTAAATTGGTGGTCGTGGCCATCGGCTTCACCGGGGGACTTCTTTTTATGTACGTTCAGTGCAAGGTGTACGTGCAATTGTGGAAGAGACTCAAGGCTTACAACAGGGTGATTTATGTTCAGAACTGCCCAGAAACAAGCAAAAAGAGTATGTTTGAAAAACCTGCACTAACAGAGCCCAGTTTTGACCAGAAAGATGGACGAGGAACCTGTCACTCTGACACAAACTCTTCTTGTTGCACAGAGCCCGAAGACACTGGAGCAGAAGTCATTCACGTCTGA
- the MARCHF8 gene encoding E3 ubiquitin-protein ligase MARCHF8 isoform X1, which yields MSMPLRPFSAVPQDVASARVCRSKAKDKEREEPHEKTLGHSMSHSSNISKAVSPPSASAPVSAFSRTSVTPSTQDICSSSAVFSECCHHSPVQSAVVLKAPPCQSSLTQGLTVTVICKDAGQAPKRSPFGSEWAQALKPAKNSRARRALKFSKSLNDVGEKAQDALGSFGYVERTCSEGKLPLPQDPCLRVSRFHLKDKRAPSRRPRGTSRRSRLSSLSASEGDAGKGGMRAPLLELQADGQAASRSRRLLRYLLSLSRGSSASSLHRFQELESGVAQPRATKSSSGLAGSAGFCSDEMGDDDVFEDSASAKLRGGAPRAPLCSVEKDSDLDCPSPLSEKRPPTSPVSTSGDACRICHCEGDGESPLITPCRCTGSLHFVHQACLQQWIKSSDTRCCELCKYEFIMETKLKPLRKWEKLQMTPSERRKIMCSVTFHVIAITCVVWSLYVLIDRTTEEIKQGQVTGILEWPFWTKLVVVAIGFTGGLLFMYVQCKVYVQLWKRLKAYNRVIYVQNCPETSKKSMFEKPALTEPSFDQKDGRGTCHSDTNSSCCTEPEDTGAEVIHV from the exons GCTGTGAGTCCTCCCTCGGCCTCGGCTCCGGTCTCCGCCTTCTCTCGCACCTCTGTCACACCATCCACCCAGGACATCTGCAG TTCCAGTGCAGTGTTTTCTGAGTGTTGTCACCACAGTCCCGTGCAGTCTGCTGTTGTCTTGAAAGCTCCTCCATGCCAGAGTTCTCTCACCCAAGGGCTCACTGTGACAGTTATCTGTAAAGACGCAGGACAGGCGCCGAAGCGAAGTCCCTTTGGTTCGGAATGGGCCCAGGCCTTGAAGCCTGCTAAGAACAGCAGAGCCAGACGAGCCCTGAAGTTCTCCAAGTCCCTGAACGATGTCGGGGAGAAGGCCCAGGACGCGCTGGGGAGCTTTGGCTACGTGGAGAGGACATGCTCCGAAGGCAAGCTGCCGCTCCCTCAAGACCCCTGTCTCCGGGTGAGCAGGTTCCACCTCAAGGACAAGCGAGCGCCCAGCCGCAGGCCTCGTGGCACCTCCAGGCGCTCTCGCCTTTCGTCCCTCTCCGCCTCCGAGGGGGACGCCGGCAAGGGGGGCATGCGCGCCCCgctcctggagctgcaggccGATGGCCAGGCCGCGTCCCGCAGCCGCCGGCTGCTCCGCTACCTGCTGTCGCTGTCCCGTGGCTCCAGCGCCAGCAGCCTGCACAGGTTCCAGGAGCTGGAGagtggcgtggcccagccccgcGCTACCAAGTCCTCCAGCGGGCTGGCCGGGAGCGCGGGCTTCTGCTCCGACGAAATGGGGGACGATGACGTCTTTGAGGACAGCGCGTCGGCCAAGCTGAGGGGCGGTGCCCCGCGGGCGCCCCTGTGCTCCGTGGAAAAGGACAGTGACCTGGACTgtccttctcccctctctgagAAGCGCCCCCCCACGTCTCCCGTGTCCACGTCTGGGGATGCCTGCAG gATCTGCCACTGTGAAGGCGATGGCGAGAGCCCGCTGATCACCCCCTGCCGCTGCACGGGGAGCCTCCACTTCGTGCATCAGGCCTGCCTGCAGCAGTGGATCAAGAGCTCGGACACGCGCTGCTGCGAGCTCTGCAAGTACGAGTTCATCATGGAGACCAAGCTGAAGCCTCTGCGGAAG TGGGAGAAGCTGCAGATGACGCCCAGCGAGCGCAGGAAGATCATGTGCTCGGTGACGTTCCACGTCATCGCCATCACCTGTGTGGTCTGGTCCTTGTACGTCCTCATTGACCGCACCACCGAGGAGATCAAGCAGGGCCAGGTCACAG GAATCCTCGAGTGGCCCTTTTGGACTAAATTGGTGGTCGTGGCCATCGGCTTCACCGGGGGACTTCTTTTTATGTACGTTCAGTGCAAGGTGTACGTGCAATTGTGGAAGAGACTCAAGGCTTACAACAGGGTGATTTATGTTCAGAACTGCCCAGAAACAAGCAAAAAGAGTATGTTTGAAAAACCTGCACTAACAGAGCCCAGTTTTGACCAGAAAGATGGACGAGGAACCTGTCACTCTGACACAAACTCTTCTTGTTGCACAGAGCCCGAAGACACTGGAGCAGAAGTCATTCACGTCTGA
- the MARCHF8 gene encoding E3 ubiquitin-protein ligase MARCHF8 isoform X5 yields the protein MCPCGKMKLQAVSPPSASAPVSAFSRTSVTPSTQDICSSSAVFSECCHHSPVQSAVVLKAPPCQSSLTQGLTVTVICKDAGQAPKRSPFGSEWAQALKPAKNSRARRALKFSKSLNDVGEKAQDALGSFGYVERTCSEGKLPLPQDPCLRVSRFHLKDKRAPSRRPRGTSRRSRLSSLSASEGDAGKGGMRAPLLELQADGQAASRSRRLLRYLLSLSRGSSASSLHRFQELESGVAQPRATKSSSGLAGSAGFCSDEMGDDDVFEDSASAKLRGGAPRAPLCSVEKDSDLDCPSPLSEKRPPTSPVSTSGDACRICHCEGDGESPLITPCRCTGSLHFVHQACLQQWIKSSDTRCCELCKYEFIMETKLKPLRKWEKLQMTPSERRKIMCSVTFHVIAITCVVWSLYVLIDRTTEEIKQGQVTGILEWPFWTKLVVVAIGFTGGLLFMYVQCKVYVQLWKRLKAYNRVIYVQNCPETSKKSMFEKPALTEPSFDQKDGRGTCHSDTNSSCCTEPEDTGAEVIHV from the exons GCTGTGAGTCCTCCCTCGGCCTCGGCTCCGGTCTCCGCCTTCTCTCGCACCTCTGTCACACCATCCACCCAGGACATCTGCAG TTCCAGTGCAGTGTTTTCTGAGTGTTGTCACCACAGTCCCGTGCAGTCTGCTGTTGTCTTGAAAGCTCCTCCATGCCAGAGTTCTCTCACCCAAGGGCTCACTGTGACAGTTATCTGTAAAGACGCAGGACAGGCGCCGAAGCGAAGTCCCTTTGGTTCGGAATGGGCCCAGGCCTTGAAGCCTGCTAAGAACAGCAGAGCCAGACGAGCCCTGAAGTTCTCCAAGTCCCTGAACGATGTCGGGGAGAAGGCCCAGGACGCGCTGGGGAGCTTTGGCTACGTGGAGAGGACATGCTCCGAAGGCAAGCTGCCGCTCCCTCAAGACCCCTGTCTCCGGGTGAGCAGGTTCCACCTCAAGGACAAGCGAGCGCCCAGCCGCAGGCCTCGTGGCACCTCCAGGCGCTCTCGCCTTTCGTCCCTCTCCGCCTCCGAGGGGGACGCCGGCAAGGGGGGCATGCGCGCCCCgctcctggagctgcaggccGATGGCCAGGCCGCGTCCCGCAGCCGCCGGCTGCTCCGCTACCTGCTGTCGCTGTCCCGTGGCTCCAGCGCCAGCAGCCTGCACAGGTTCCAGGAGCTGGAGagtggcgtggcccagccccgcGCTACCAAGTCCTCCAGCGGGCTGGCCGGGAGCGCGGGCTTCTGCTCCGACGAAATGGGGGACGATGACGTCTTTGAGGACAGCGCGTCGGCCAAGCTGAGGGGCGGTGCCCCGCGGGCGCCCCTGTGCTCCGTGGAAAAGGACAGTGACCTGGACTgtccttctcccctctctgagAAGCGCCCCCCCACGTCTCCCGTGTCCACGTCTGGGGATGCCTGCAG gATCTGCCACTGTGAAGGCGATGGCGAGAGCCCGCTGATCACCCCCTGCCGCTGCACGGGGAGCCTCCACTTCGTGCATCAGGCCTGCCTGCAGCAGTGGATCAAGAGCTCGGACACGCGCTGCTGCGAGCTCTGCAAGTACGAGTTCATCATGGAGACCAAGCTGAAGCCTCTGCGGAAG TGGGAGAAGCTGCAGATGACGCCCAGCGAGCGCAGGAAGATCATGTGCTCGGTGACGTTCCACGTCATCGCCATCACCTGTGTGGTCTGGTCCTTGTACGTCCTCATTGACCGCACCACCGAGGAGATCAAGCAGGGCCAGGTCACAG GAATCCTCGAGTGGCCCTTTTGGACTAAATTGGTGGTCGTGGCCATCGGCTTCACCGGGGGACTTCTTTTTATGTACGTTCAGTGCAAGGTGTACGTGCAATTGTGGAAGAGACTCAAGGCTTACAACAGGGTGATTTATGTTCAGAACTGCCCAGAAACAAGCAAAAAGAGTATGTTTGAAAAACCTGCACTAACAGAGCCCAGTTTTGACCAGAAAGATGGACGAGGAACCTGTCACTCTGACACAAACTCTTCTTGTTGCACAGAGCCCGAAGACACTGGAGCAGAAGTCATTCACGTCTGA